Proteins encoded within one genomic window of Pithys albifrons albifrons isolate INPA30051 chromosome 9, PitAlb_v1, whole genome shotgun sequence:
- the LOC139675948 gene encoding ly6/PLAUR domain-containing protein 3-like, whose amino-acid sequence MMWTVFSLVLVSSLFVIKSEALQCYTCVGSSDDDCNRQGSQQCPGHADACAVIRGQASGIMKSCSYRSFCERARRDGSRAPGVSVQCCYSSNCNAKSSAARVTISSGYLCLLILTLLWHPLLKLT is encoded by the exons ATGATGTGGACAGTCTTCAGCCTGGTTCTTGTCAGCTCCCTTTTTGTCATCAAAA GTGAAGCACTGCAGTGTTACACCTGTGTAGGCTCTAGTGATGACGACTGTAACAGACAAGGCAGTCAGCAGTGTCCAGGGCATGCAGATGCCTGTGCAGTCATTAGAGGACAAGCAA GTGGAATTATGAAGTCCTGCTCGTACAGATCCTTCTGCGAGCGGGCAAGGCGGGACGGATCCAGAGCACCCGGAGTGAGCGTCCAGTGCTGCTACTCCAGCAACTGCAATGCAAAGAGCTCGGCTGCAAGAGTCACCATCTCCAGTGGCTACCTctgcctcctcatcctcacGTTGCTGTGGCACCCGTTGTTGAAGCTGACATga